In Brevibacillus marinus, the genomic window CGCAGAAGCGAAGAATCAGAGGGGTTTTTTGGCAGGTATCCCCGCTTTTCGTGGATATTGTTTGGGCGTCGCAGCGACCTTTTCGACAATGACCAGATTGCGCTCTCCTGCTTCACCCGGGAGCGCGAACGATTCTACCCTGCTGGTTTTACCGCCGAGCAGCTTGATCGCTTTTTCCGCCTCATGCAGCTCCATCGTGATGTTCGCGCCTTTCATCGCCAAAAAATGTCCCTTTACTTTGACAAACGGCAGGCAGTATTCCGCAAGCACGTTCAACCGCGCCACCGCCCGCCCCGTGACCACGTCAAACGATTCCCGCAACTGCGGCTTTTGCCCGGCATCCTCCGCACGCGCATGAACAGCCGTCACTCCCGTCAACCCCAATTCCTGAACCAAATGATCGAGAAAACTGATGCGCTTCTGTAGGGAATCGACAATCGTCACTTGCAGATGGGGAAAACAGATCTTCAGCGGCAAACTGGGAAACCCCGCCCCGGCTCCGATATCGGCAACAGAGGTCACATCGGCAAACGGAAAATAGAAAGCCGGGGTCACGGAATCAAAAAAATGTTTCAGGTATACCTCA contains:
- the rsmG gene encoding 16S rRNA (guanine(527)-N(7))-methyltransferase RsmG, whose amino-acid sequence is MRKEEFALRLAEQGIALAPSQLAQFDVYYRLLVEWNNRMNLTAITAEGEVYLKHFFDSVTPAFYFPFADVTSVADIGAGAGFPSLPLKICFPHLQVTIVDSLQKRISFLDHLVQELGLTGVTAVHARAEDAGQKPQLRESFDVVTGRAVARLNVLAEYCLPFVKVKGHFLAMKGANITMELHEAEKAIKLLGGKTSRVESFALPGEAGERNLVIVEKVAATPKQYPRKAGIPAKKPL